The Manihot esculenta cultivar AM560-2 chromosome 11, M.esculenta_v8, whole genome shotgun sequence genome includes a region encoding these proteins:
- the LOC110626782 gene encoding 1-phosphatidylinositol-3-phosphate 5-kinase FAB1B isoform X3, with the protein MDSPDKTFSELVGVLKSWIPWRSEPPTVSRDFWMPDQSCRVCYECDSQFTIINRRHHCRLCGRVFCAKCTANSVPAPSTDPRTPREELEKIRVCNYCFKQWQQGIATFDNVIQVPSLDLSSSPSVASLASTSETANSSTFTLGSMPCSVGPYQRGQQVACPSAHQISEMETNLSDKQRELALGRSTGLGADIGYQSPNQYAFSMNRSDDDDDDYGVFRSDSEMRHFPQVSEYFHHVEFDDVSNDEGTHRARLDGENIGSKSLSSSPLNHTFGLHGVEGISQPGKKDGLDMDDECEAPSSMYPGENCDAEPVDFENNGLLWLPPEPEDEEDEREAGLFDDDDDDDDDDAAGEWGRLRTSNSFGSGEFRNRDKPVEDHKKGVKNVVDGHFRALVSQLLQVENIPVGDEDDKESWLEIITSLSWEAATLLKPDMSKSGGMDPGGYVKIKCIASGRRCESMVVKGVVCKKNVAHRRMTSRIERPRLLILGGALEYQRVSNHLSSFDTLLQQEMDHLKMAVARIDAHQPDVLLVEKSVSRFAQEYLLAKDISLVLNIKRPLLERIARCTGAQIVPSIDHLSSPKLGYCDKFHVDKFLEDLGTAGQGGKKLMKTLMYFEGCPKPLGFTILLRGANGDELKKVKHVVQYGVFAAYHLALETSFLADEGASLPEFPLNSPITVALPDKPSSIERSISTVPGFTIPANEKPQGLHPSSEPQRSNSVSIAYVDSTISNSSIDQVERQPLTDGPSSQSAAVTSSHINSTAFLSTVPSTVKVFSDSYFEKENKKGNGDSLLAEIIPENKAGAMGDHLTVNGFEHSEGILMNHSPNDIGEMVPSQSHGTEVSSTQESKSNFEEPGPLKEEFPPSPSDHQSILVSLSSRCVWKGTVCERSHLFRIKYYGSFDKPLGRFLRDHLFDNSYTCRSCEMPSEAHVHCYTHRQGTLTISVKKLSEILLPGEKDGKIWMWHRCLRCPRTNGFPPATRRVAMSDAAWGLSFGKFLELSFSNHAAASRVASCGHSLHRDCLRFYGFGNMVACFRYASIDVLSVYLPPAKLDFNFENQEWIQKETVEVVDRAELLFSEVLNALSQIAEKRPSAGPPNSVTKLPESRGQIGELEVMLKKEKAEFEESLQKALNREAKKGQRVIDILEINRLRRQLLFQSYMWDHRLIYAANLDINSLQDNLNWSSSGHEEKPIANTEQLTEMDVNDQPGKSVGSCDSLPVDTTLLKIPDQRAGFGSNPDQCDTVQKTDMNQGSNLEKEDRADLSAVIPICDQPNSLGCSGNVRRTRSESQVPIVSNLSDTLDAAWTGENFPGVGISKDDTSVLSDSVVADLSTTTTALEGLDLNNRAEDQNGPKVSYSPSPALYTKASDNMEDSVSYLRMPFLNFYRSLNKNFLASSEKLDTMGEYNPVYVSSFRELELQGGARLLLPVGVNDTVIPVYDDEPTSIISYALVSPEYHGQLTDVRDLNSSLNLFDSVTSQSFHSVDEVIIDSLRSHGSIDESILSITGSRSPLLLDPLSHTKTMHARVSFGDEGSLGKVKYSVTCYYAKSFEALRRICCPSELDFIRSLSRCKKWGAQGGKSNVFFAKTLDDRFIIKQVTKTELESFIKFAPEYFKYLSDSISSRSPTCLAKILGIYQVTSRHPKGGKESKMDVLVMENLLFRRNLTRLYDLKGSSRSRYNADSSGNNKVLLDQNLIEAMPTSPIFVGNKAKRLLERAVWNDTSFLASIDVMDYSLLVGVDEEKHELVLGIIDFMRQYTWDKHLETWVKASGILGGPKNSSPTVISPKQYKKRFRKAMTAYFLMVPDQWSPPTIVPSKSQSDFCEENNTVGGTSVE; encoded by the exons ATGGATTCTCCTGACAAGACATTCTCTGAGCTAGTTGGCGTGTTGAAATCCTGGATCCCTTGGCGATCTGAGCCACCTACTGTGTCAAGGGATTTTTGGATGCCCGACCAAAGTTGTAGGGTATGCTATGAATGCGATTCTCAATTCACAATAATCAACCGTAGACACCATTGTCGACTTTGTGGCCGTGTTTTCTGTGCCAAGTGTACAGCGAACTCAGTTCCTGCCCCATCTACTGATCCAAGGACTCCACGGGAAGAGTTGGAGAAAATTCGGGTATGTAATTATTGTTTCAAACAATGGCAACAGGGGATAGCTACTTTTGATAATGTGATTCAGGTTCCCAGCCTGGATCTCAGTAGTTCACCATCAGTGGCAAGTTTGGCCAGCACTAGCGAAACTGCTAACAGTAGTACCTTCACTCTTGGCTCGATGCCATGCTCAGTTGGCCCCTATCAACGAGGTCAACAAGTTGCCTGTCCCAGTGCACATCAAATATCTGAAATGGAAACAAATTTATCAGATAAACAAAGAGAATTGGCATTGGGAAGGAGCACTGGCCTTGGTGCGGACATAGGCTACCAATCTCCGAACCAATATGCGTTTTCTATGAACAG AAGTGATGACGATGATGATGACTATGGTGTATTTCGCTCTGATTCTGAAATGAGGCATTTTCCACAAGTTAGTGAGTATTTTCACCATGTTGAGTTTGATGACGTGAGCAATGATGAAGGAACACATAGAGCTCGTCTTGATGGAGAAAATATTGGCTCAAAAAGTTTAAGCAGTTCTCCATTGAACCATACTTTTGGCTTACATGGTGTGGAAGGAATTTCACAGCCTGGGAAAAAAGATGGTCTTGATATGGATGATGAGTGTGAGGCACCCTCCTCCATGTATCCTGGGGAAAACTGTGATGCTGAACCTGTGGATTTTGAGAACAATGGACTGCTCTGGCTCCCCCCTGAACcagaagatgaagaagatgaGAGGGAAGCTGGTTtgtttgatgatgatgatgatgatgacgatGACGATGCAGCTGGAGAGTGGGGGCGTTTACGCACCTCAAACAGTTTTGGAAGTGGAGAATTCCGTAATAGAGATAAGCCGGTTGAGGATCACAAGAAGGGTGTGAAGAATGTGGTTGATGGTCATTTCAGGGCTTTGGTATCTCAACTATTACAGGTTGAGAATATTCCTGTGGGTGATGAAGATGATAAAGAAAGCTGGTTGGAAATTATTACATCTCTGTCATGGGAGGCAGCTACACTATTAAAGCCAGATATGAGCAAAAGTGGAGGAATGGACCCTGGTGGATATGTGAAAATAAAGTGCATTGCTTCTGGACGCCGCTGTGAGAG TATGGTGGTCAAAGGAGTTGTTTGTAAGAAAAATGTGGCTCACCGTCGAATGACATCAAGAATAGAAAGACCTCGATTATTGATTCTTGGAGGGGCACTTGAGTACCAGCGTGTTTCTAATCACTTATCAAGTTTTGATACTCTGCTACAGCAG GAAATGGACCATCTGAAGATGGCTGTGGCAAGGATAGATGCACACCAACCTGATGTTCTTTTAGTAGAGAAATCCGTCTCACGATTCGCACAGGAGTACCTTCTTGCTAAAGACATATCTCTAGTTCTCAATATCAAGAGGCCACTTTTAGAGCGCATAGCCCGTTGCACAGGTGCTCAGATAGTTCCTTCAATCGATCACCTCTCTTCCCCAAAGTTAGGCTACTGTGATAAGTTTCATGTGGATAAATTTTTGGAAGATCTTGGTACTGCTGGGCAGGGTGGAAAAAAATTGATGAAGACATTAATGTATTTTGAGGGATGCCCAAAGCCATTGGGTTTTACT ATTTTACTTAGAGGTGCTAATGGGGATGAGTTGAAGAAAGTGAAACATGTGGTCCAATACGGAGTTTTTGCGGCATATCACCTGGCTTTGGAGACATCTTTTCTTGCTGATGAAGGAGCGTCTCTGCCAGAATTCCCCCTCAACTCTCCAATAACGGTAGCACTCCCAGATAAACCTTCTAGCATTGAGAGATCTATATCAACTGTACCTGGTTTTACTATTCCTGCCAATGAAAAGCCTCAGGGACTGCACCCTAGTAGTGAACCACAGAGATCCAACAGCGTCTCCATTGCATATGTTGACTCAACAATCAGCAATTCTTCTATTGACCAAGTTGAAAGACAACCACTTACTGATGGTCCTAGCTCTCAGTCTGCTGCAGTTACTTCCTCTCACATCAATTCAACTGCATTTCTCTCTACTGTTCCTTCTACAGTGAAAGTTTTTTCAGATTCTTACTTtgagaaggaaaataaaaagggaAATGGAGATTCTCTGTTAGCAGAAATAATTCCAGAAAACAAGGCAGGTGCCATGGGTGATCATCTTACTGTTAATGGCTTTGAGCATTCAGAAGGTATTCTAATGAATCATTCTCCAAATGATATTGGTGAAATGGTTCCCTCTCAGTCACACGGTACAGAGGTATCATCCACACAGGAAAGTAAAAGTAACTTTGAGGAGCCAGGACCTTTAAAAGAAGAATTTCCGCCATCACCTTCAGATCATCAGAGCATTTTGGTTTCCTTATCCTCCCGTTGTGTGTGGAAGGGGACTGTCTGTGAAAGGTCTCATCTTTTTCGAATTAAATACTATGGTAGCTTTGACAAACCTTTGGGACGGTTTTTGCGAGACCATTTATTTGATAAT AGTTACACATGCCGTTCTTGTGAGATGCCATCAGAAGCACATGTACATTGTTACACACATCGACAAGGCACCCTGACTATATCTGTTAAGAAGTTGTCAGAAATACTCTTACCGGGTGAAAAGGATGGAAAGATCTGGATGTGGCACAGATGCCTGAGGTGTCCCCGGACCAATGGTTTTCCTCCAGCTACTCGGAGAGTAGCAATGTCTGATGCTGCTTGGGGCTTATCTTTTGGGAAATTTTTGGAGCTTAGTTTTTCAAACCATGCAGCTGCAAGCAGGGTTGCAAGCTGTGGCCATTCTCTGCATAGGGATTGTCTTCGATTCTATGG ATTTGGGAACATGGTTGCTTGCTTTCGATATGCATCGATTGATGTTCTTTCTGTGTATCTTCCACCTGCAAAACTTGATTTCAACTTTGAGAACCAGGAGTGGATACAGAAAGAAACAGTGGAG GTTGTTGACCGGGCAGAGCTTCTATTTTCTGAAGTACTTAATGCTCTGAGTCAAATTGCAGAGAAAAGACCTAGTGCAGGACCACCAAACAGTGTCACAAAACTACCTGAATCAAGAGGCCAAATAGGAGAACTTGAAGTAATGTTAAAGAAGGAGAAGGCAGAATTTGAG GAATCGCTCCAAAAGGCTTTGAATAGAGAAGCAAAAAAGGGTCAGCGTGTTATTGACATTCTTGAGATCAATAGACTGCGGCGACAGTTGCTTTTCCAGTCTTACATGTGGGACCACCGCCTAATTTATGCAGCCAATTTAGATATCAACAGTCTTCAGGATAATTTGAATTGGTCAAGTTCAGGACATGAGGAAAAACCCATAGCTAACACTGAGCAGCTCACTGAGATGGATGTGAATGACCAGCCAGGAAAGAGTGTTGGCAGTTGTGACTCTCTTCCTGTAGATACAACATTGCTTAAGATCCCAGATCAACGAGCAGGATTTGGAAGTAATCCTGATCAGTGTGACACTGTCCAGAAAACAGATATGAATCAAGGTTCTAATCTTGAAAAGGAAGACCGTGCTGACCTTTCAGCTGTCATTCCCATCTGTGATCAACCTAACAGTTTGGGATGTAGTGGAAATGTTCGCAGGACTCGTTCTGAGAGCCAGGTTCCCATTGTGTCAAATTTATCTGATACCCTTGATGCTGCATGGACAGGTGAGAATTTCCCAGGAGTTGGAATATCAAAGGATGATACCAGTGTGCTTTCTGATTCTGTTGTGGCAGATTTGTCAACCACAACTACAGCACTGGAAGGTTTAGATCTAAACAATCGAGCGGAAGACCAAAATGGGCCCAAGGTCAGTTATTCACCTTCACCTGCATTATACACCAAGGCCTCTGATAATATGGAAGATTCTGTCAGCTACTTAAGAATGCCCTTCCTAAACTTTTACCGGTCATTGAACAAGAATTTTCTAGCAAGCTCTGAGAAGCTTGATACAATGGGTGAGTATAATCCAGTCTATGTTTCATCCTTCAGGGAGTTGGAACTGCAGGGTGGTGCTAGGCTCCTCCTGCCTGTGGGTGTAAATGACACTGTCATTCCTGTGTATGATGATGAGCCTACAAGCATTATATCTTATGCACTAGTATCACCAGAGTATCATGGCCAACTAACCGATGTCCGGGATTTGAATTCTTCTTTAAATCTATTTGATTCTGTGACTTCTCAGTCATTCCACTCGGTTGATGAAGTCATCATTGATTCTCTCAGAAGTCATGGGTCTATAGATGAGAGTATCTTGTCTATAACTGGATCTCGTAGCCCTCTGCTTTTAGACCCACTCTCTCACACAAAAACTATGCATGCCAGAGTTTCTTTTGGAGATGAAGGCTCACTTGGAAAGGTGAAATATTCTGTGACTTGTTACTATGCAAAAAGTTTTGAAGCCTTGAGGAGGATATGTTGCCCATCTGAGCTTGATTTCATAAGGTCTCTCAGTCGTTGTAAGAAGTGGGGAGCTCAAGGGGGCAAGAGTAATGTATTCTTTGCTAAAACCTTGGACGACCGGTTTATTATCAAACAAGTCACAAAGACAGAGTTGGAGTCTTTTATAAAATTTGCTCCTGAATATTTCAAGTACCTCTCTGATTCAATCAGCTCAAGAAGTCCAACATGCCTGGCTAAAATTTTGGGGATCTATCAG GTCACATCAAGGCATCCAAAAGGTGGGAAAGAATCAAAAATGGATGTTCTGGTCATGGAGAATCTTCTGTTCAGGAGGAATTTGACCCGCCTTTATGATCTTAAGGGATCTTCCCGATCACGATATAATGCTGATTCTAGTGGGAACAATAAAGTTCTTTTGGATCAGAACTTGATTGAAGCAATGCCAACTTCTCCAATTTTTGTTGGAAACAAGGCAAAGCGGTTGCTAGAGAGAGCTGTCTGGAATGATACTTCTTTTCTAGCA TCTATCGATGTAATGGACTACTCGTTATTGGTCGGGGTGGACGAAGAGAAGCATGAATTAGTTCTTGGAATCATTGATTTCATGAGGCAGTATACATGGGACAAGCACCTGGAAACTTGGGTGAAAGCTTCAGGCATACTCGGTGGGCCAAAGAACTCATCCCCAACTGTGATTTCTCCAAAGCAATACAAAAAGAGGTTCAGGAAGGCAATGACTGCCTATTTTCTGATGGTCCCAGATCAGTGGTCACCTCCTACTATCGTTCCAAGTAAATCCCAGTCAGATTTTTGCGAAGAGAACAACACAGTGGGCGGGACCTCGGTTGAATGA
- the LOC110626782 gene encoding 1-phosphatidylinositol-3-phosphate 5-kinase FAB1B isoform X2 — MDSPDKTFSELVGVLKSWIPWRSEPPTVSRDFWMPDQSCRVCYECDSQFTIINRRHHCRLCGRVFCAKCTANSVPAPSTDPRTPREELEKIRVCNYCFKQWQQGIATFDNVIQVPSLDLSSSPSVASLASTSETANSSTFTLGSMPCSVGPYQRGQQVACPSAHQISEMETNLSDKQRELALGRSTGLGADIGYQSPNQYAFSMNSDDDDDDYGVFRSDSEMRHFPQVSEYFHHVEFDDVSNDEGTHRARLDGENIGSKSLSSSPLNHTFGLHGVEGISQPGKKDGLDMDDECEAPSSMYPGENCDAEPVDFENNGLLWLPPEPEDEEDEREAGLFDDDDDDDDDDAAGEWGRLRTSNSFGSGEFRNRDKPVEDHKKGVKNVVDGHFRALVSQLLQVENIPVGDEDDKESWLEIITSLSWEAATLLKPDMSKSGGMDPGGYVKIKCIASGRRCESMVVKGVVCKKNVAHRRMTSRIERPRLLILGGALEYQRVSNHLSSFDTLLQQEMDHLKMAVARIDAHQPDVLLVEKSVSRFAQEYLLAKDISLVLNIKRPLLERIARCTGAQIVPSIDHLSSPKLGYCDKFHVDKFLEDLGTAGQGGKKLMKTLMYFEGCPKPLGFTILLRGANGDELKKVKHVVQYGVFAAYHLALETSFLADEGASLPEFPLNSPITVALPDKPSSIERSISTVPGFTIPANEKPQGLHPSSEPQRSNSVSIAYVDSTISNSSIDQVERQPLTDGPSSQSAAVTSSHINSTAFLSTVPSTVKVFSDSYFEKENKKGNGDSLLAEIIPENKAGAMGDHLTVNGFEHSEGILMNHSPNDIGEMVPSQSHGTEVSSTQESKSNFEEPGPLKEEFPPSPSDHQSILVSLSSRCVWKGTVCERSHLFRIKYYGSFDKPLGRFLRDHLFDNSYTCRSCEMPSEAHVHCYTHRQGTLTISVKKLSEILLPGEKDGKIWMWHRCLRCPRTNGFPPATRRVAMSDAAWGLSFGKFLELSFSNHAAASRVASCGHSLHRDCLRFYGFGNMVACFRYASIDVLSVYLPPAKLDFNFENQEWIQKETVEVVDRAELLFSEVLNALSQIAEKRPSAGPPNSVTKLPESRGQIGELEVMLKKEKAEFEVRLSLHESLQKALNREAKKGQRVIDILEINRLRRQLLFQSYMWDHRLIYAANLDINSLQDNLNWSSSGHEEKPIANTEQLTEMDVNDQPGKSVGSCDSLPVDTTLLKIPDQRAGFGSNPDQCDTVQKTDMNQGSNLEKEDRADLSAVIPICDQPNSLGCSGNVRRTRSESQVPIVSNLSDTLDAAWTGENFPGVGISKDDTSVLSDSVVADLSTTTTALEGLDLNNRAEDQNGPKVSYSPSPALYTKASDNMEDSVSYLRMPFLNFYRSLNKNFLASSEKLDTMGEYNPVYVSSFRELELQGGARLLLPVGVNDTVIPVYDDEPTSIISYALVSPEYHGQLTDVRDLNSSLNLFDSVTSQSFHSVDEVIIDSLRSHGSIDESILSITGSRSPLLLDPLSHTKTMHARVSFGDEGSLGKVKYSVTCYYAKSFEALRRICCPSELDFIRSLSRCKKWGAQGGKSNVFFAKTLDDRFIIKQVTKTELESFIKFAPEYFKYLSDSISSRSPTCLAKILGIYQVTSRHPKGGKESKMDVLVMENLLFRRNLTRLYDLKGSSRSRYNADSSGNNKVLLDQNLIEAMPTSPIFVGNKAKRLLERAVWNDTSFLASIDVMDYSLLVGVDEEKHELVLGIIDFMRQYTWDKHLETWVKASGILGGPKNSSPTVISPKQYKKRFRKAMTAYFLMVPDQWSPPTIVPSKSQSDFCEENNTVGGTSVE; from the exons ATGGATTCTCCTGACAAGACATTCTCTGAGCTAGTTGGCGTGTTGAAATCCTGGATCCCTTGGCGATCTGAGCCACCTACTGTGTCAAGGGATTTTTGGATGCCCGACCAAAGTTGTAGGGTATGCTATGAATGCGATTCTCAATTCACAATAATCAACCGTAGACACCATTGTCGACTTTGTGGCCGTGTTTTCTGTGCCAAGTGTACAGCGAACTCAGTTCCTGCCCCATCTACTGATCCAAGGACTCCACGGGAAGAGTTGGAGAAAATTCGGGTATGTAATTATTGTTTCAAACAATGGCAACAGGGGATAGCTACTTTTGATAATGTGATTCAGGTTCCCAGCCTGGATCTCAGTAGTTCACCATCAGTGGCAAGTTTGGCCAGCACTAGCGAAACTGCTAACAGTAGTACCTTCACTCTTGGCTCGATGCCATGCTCAGTTGGCCCCTATCAACGAGGTCAACAAGTTGCCTGTCCCAGTGCACATCAAATATCTGAAATGGAAACAAATTTATCAGATAAACAAAGAGAATTGGCATTGGGAAGGAGCACTGGCCTTGGTGCGGACATAGGCTACCAATCTCCGAACCAATATGCGTTTTCTATGAACAG TGATGACGATGATGATGACTATGGTGTATTTCGCTCTGATTCTGAAATGAGGCATTTTCCACAAGTTAGTGAGTATTTTCACCATGTTGAGTTTGATGACGTGAGCAATGATGAAGGAACACATAGAGCTCGTCTTGATGGAGAAAATATTGGCTCAAAAAGTTTAAGCAGTTCTCCATTGAACCATACTTTTGGCTTACATGGTGTGGAAGGAATTTCACAGCCTGGGAAAAAAGATGGTCTTGATATGGATGATGAGTGTGAGGCACCCTCCTCCATGTATCCTGGGGAAAACTGTGATGCTGAACCTGTGGATTTTGAGAACAATGGACTGCTCTGGCTCCCCCCTGAACcagaagatgaagaagatgaGAGGGAAGCTGGTTtgtttgatgatgatgatgatgatgacgatGACGATGCAGCTGGAGAGTGGGGGCGTTTACGCACCTCAAACAGTTTTGGAAGTGGAGAATTCCGTAATAGAGATAAGCCGGTTGAGGATCACAAGAAGGGTGTGAAGAATGTGGTTGATGGTCATTTCAGGGCTTTGGTATCTCAACTATTACAGGTTGAGAATATTCCTGTGGGTGATGAAGATGATAAAGAAAGCTGGTTGGAAATTATTACATCTCTGTCATGGGAGGCAGCTACACTATTAAAGCCAGATATGAGCAAAAGTGGAGGAATGGACCCTGGTGGATATGTGAAAATAAAGTGCATTGCTTCTGGACGCCGCTGTGAGAG TATGGTGGTCAAAGGAGTTGTTTGTAAGAAAAATGTGGCTCACCGTCGAATGACATCAAGAATAGAAAGACCTCGATTATTGATTCTTGGAGGGGCACTTGAGTACCAGCGTGTTTCTAATCACTTATCAAGTTTTGATACTCTGCTACAGCAG GAAATGGACCATCTGAAGATGGCTGTGGCAAGGATAGATGCACACCAACCTGATGTTCTTTTAGTAGAGAAATCCGTCTCACGATTCGCACAGGAGTACCTTCTTGCTAAAGACATATCTCTAGTTCTCAATATCAAGAGGCCACTTTTAGAGCGCATAGCCCGTTGCACAGGTGCTCAGATAGTTCCTTCAATCGATCACCTCTCTTCCCCAAAGTTAGGCTACTGTGATAAGTTTCATGTGGATAAATTTTTGGAAGATCTTGGTACTGCTGGGCAGGGTGGAAAAAAATTGATGAAGACATTAATGTATTTTGAGGGATGCCCAAAGCCATTGGGTTTTACT ATTTTACTTAGAGGTGCTAATGGGGATGAGTTGAAGAAAGTGAAACATGTGGTCCAATACGGAGTTTTTGCGGCATATCACCTGGCTTTGGAGACATCTTTTCTTGCTGATGAAGGAGCGTCTCTGCCAGAATTCCCCCTCAACTCTCCAATAACGGTAGCACTCCCAGATAAACCTTCTAGCATTGAGAGATCTATATCAACTGTACCTGGTTTTACTATTCCTGCCAATGAAAAGCCTCAGGGACTGCACCCTAGTAGTGAACCACAGAGATCCAACAGCGTCTCCATTGCATATGTTGACTCAACAATCAGCAATTCTTCTATTGACCAAGTTGAAAGACAACCACTTACTGATGGTCCTAGCTCTCAGTCTGCTGCAGTTACTTCCTCTCACATCAATTCAACTGCATTTCTCTCTACTGTTCCTTCTACAGTGAAAGTTTTTTCAGATTCTTACTTtgagaaggaaaataaaaagggaAATGGAGATTCTCTGTTAGCAGAAATAATTCCAGAAAACAAGGCAGGTGCCATGGGTGATCATCTTACTGTTAATGGCTTTGAGCATTCAGAAGGTATTCTAATGAATCATTCTCCAAATGATATTGGTGAAATGGTTCCCTCTCAGTCACACGGTACAGAGGTATCATCCACACAGGAAAGTAAAAGTAACTTTGAGGAGCCAGGACCTTTAAAAGAAGAATTTCCGCCATCACCTTCAGATCATCAGAGCATTTTGGTTTCCTTATCCTCCCGTTGTGTGTGGAAGGGGACTGTCTGTGAAAGGTCTCATCTTTTTCGAATTAAATACTATGGTAGCTTTGACAAACCTTTGGGACGGTTTTTGCGAGACCATTTATTTGATAAT AGTTACACATGCCGTTCTTGTGAGATGCCATCAGAAGCACATGTACATTGTTACACACATCGACAAGGCACCCTGACTATATCTGTTAAGAAGTTGTCAGAAATACTCTTACCGGGTGAAAAGGATGGAAAGATCTGGATGTGGCACAGATGCCTGAGGTGTCCCCGGACCAATGGTTTTCCTCCAGCTACTCGGAGAGTAGCAATGTCTGATGCTGCTTGGGGCTTATCTTTTGGGAAATTTTTGGAGCTTAGTTTTTCAAACCATGCAGCTGCAAGCAGGGTTGCAAGCTGTGGCCATTCTCTGCATAGGGATTGTCTTCGATTCTATGG ATTTGGGAACATGGTTGCTTGCTTTCGATATGCATCGATTGATGTTCTTTCTGTGTATCTTCCACCTGCAAAACTTGATTTCAACTTTGAGAACCAGGAGTGGATACAGAAAGAAACAGTGGAG GTTGTTGACCGGGCAGAGCTTCTATTTTCTGAAGTACTTAATGCTCTGAGTCAAATTGCAGAGAAAAGACCTAGTGCAGGACCACCAAACAGTGTCACAAAACTACCTGAATCAAGAGGCCAAATAGGAGAACTTGAAGTAATGTTAAAGAAGGAGAAGGCAGAATTTGAGGTCAGGCTTTCTCTGCAT GAATCGCTCCAAAAGGCTTTGAATAGAGAAGCAAAAAAGGGTCAGCGTGTTATTGACATTCTTGAGATCAATAGACTGCGGCGACAGTTGCTTTTCCAGTCTTACATGTGGGACCACCGCCTAATTTATGCAGCCAATTTAGATATCAACAGTCTTCAGGATAATTTGAATTGGTCAAGTTCAGGACATGAGGAAAAACCCATAGCTAACACTGAGCAGCTCACTGAGATGGATGTGAATGACCAGCCAGGAAAGAGTGTTGGCAGTTGTGACTCTCTTCCTGTAGATACAACATTGCTTAAGATCCCAGATCAACGAGCAGGATTTGGAAGTAATCCTGATCAGTGTGACACTGTCCAGAAAACAGATATGAATCAAGGTTCTAATCTTGAAAAGGAAGACCGTGCTGACCTTTCAGCTGTCATTCCCATCTGTGATCAACCTAACAGTTTGGGATGTAGTGGAAATGTTCGCAGGACTCGTTCTGAGAGCCAGGTTCCCATTGTGTCAAATTTATCTGATACCCTTGATGCTGCATGGACAGGTGAGAATTTCCCAGGAGTTGGAATATCAAAGGATGATACCAGTGTGCTTTCTGATTCTGTTGTGGCAGATTTGTCAACCACAACTACAGCACTGGAAGGTTTAGATCTAAACAATCGAGCGGAAGACCAAAATGGGCCCAAGGTCAGTTATTCACCTTCACCTGCATTATACACCAAGGCCTCTGATAATATGGAAGATTCTGTCAGCTACTTAAGAATGCCCTTCCTAAACTTTTACCGGTCATTGAACAAGAATTTTCTAGCAAGCTCTGAGAAGCTTGATACAATGGGTGAGTATAATCCAGTCTATGTTTCATCCTTCAGGGAGTTGGAACTGCAGGGTGGTGCTAGGCTCCTCCTGCCTGTGGGTGTAAATGACACTGTCATTCCTGTGTATGATGATGAGCCTACAAGCATTATATCTTATGCACTAGTATCACCAGAGTATCATGGCCAACTAACCGATGTCCGGGATTTGAATTCTTCTTTAAATCTATTTGATTCTGTGACTTCTCAGTCATTCCACTCGGTTGATGAAGTCATCATTGATTCTCTCAGAAGTCATGGGTCTATAGATGAGAGTATCTTGTCTATAACTGGATCTCGTAGCCCTCTGCTTTTAGACCCACTCTCTCACACAAAAACTATGCATGCCAGAGTTTCTTTTGGAGATGAAGGCTCACTTGGAAAGGTGAAATATTCTGTGACTTGTTACTATGCAAAAAGTTTTGAAGCCTTGAGGAGGATATGTTGCCCATCTGAGCTTGATTTCATAAGGTCTCTCAGTCGTTGTAAGAAGTGGGGAGCTCAAGGGGGCAAGAGTAATGTATTCTTTGCTAAAACCTTGGACGACCGGTTTATTATCAAACAAGTCACAAAGACAGAGTTGGAGTCTTTTATAAAATTTGCTCCTGAATATTTCAAGTACCTCTCTGATTCAATCAGCTCAAGAAGTCCAACATGCCTGGCTAAAATTTTGGGGATCTATCAG GTCACATCAAGGCATCCAAAAGGTGGGAAAGAATCAAAAATGGATGTTCTGGTCATGGAGAATCTTCTGTTCAGGAGGAATTTGACCCGCCTTTATGATCTTAAGGGATCTTCCCGATCACGATATAATGCTGATTCTAGTGGGAACAATAAAGTTCTTTTGGATCAGAACTTGATTGAAGCAATGCCAACTTCTCCAATTTTTGTTGGAAACAAGGCAAAGCGGTTGCTAGAGAGAGCTGTCTGGAATGATACTTCTTTTCTAGCA TCTATCGATGTAATGGACTACTCGTTATTGGTCGGGGTGGACGAAGAGAAGCATGAATTAGTTCTTGGAATCATTGATTTCATGAGGCAGTATACATGGGACAAGCACCTGGAAACTTGGGTGAAAGCTTCAGGCATACTCGGTGGGCCAAAGAACTCATCCCCAACTGTGATTTCTCCAAAGCAATACAAAAAGAGGTTCAGGAAGGCAATGACTGCCTATTTTCTGATGGTCCCAGATCAGTGGTCACCTCCTACTATCGTTCCAAGTAAATCCCAGTCAGATTTTTGCGAAGAGAACAACACAGTGGGCGGGACCTCGGTTGAATGA